Part of the Actinomyces howellii genome, GCCCGTCGCGGAGCACGGTCCCGCAGGGACCTCCGGGAGCGCAGGGGCCTCGGCGCCTGCGGCCAGAGGCCTTGTGCGCGCCGAGCCCGGTCGCGGCCGCGAGCTCGCCGTGGCCCTGCGGCACCTTCAGCGCGAGCGGGCGGCCAGGCGCCAGGACCCGCTACGAGTTCATCTCGATCCCACCGGGCTGTGGTGACCGGGTTCTGTCCGCGGGTACCTGGCCGGTGCTGAGGACCACCGTGCCGAGCAGGTCGGCCGCGGTCGCCCGCACGTCGCGCCCCTCGCTCAGCGCGCTGACCGCGGCGCCGTCGACGATGGCGATGACGACCTCGGGCCTCAGGGTGCTTCCCAGGTGGCGCAGCACCCTGGCGACCGCGGCGTTGAGACGTTGGCGGCCGTTGCGGTAGGCCTGTCCGACGGCGACGGCGGCGCCGGCTGAGATGAGCTGGACGTAGTGGCCCCTGTAGGGTCCCTCGGCCGGAAGGGTCGCCTGGAGCAGCAGCTCGATCCGGCCGTGGAGGTCGGGCAGGTCGTCGAGGGACTCGACGCGGTCCGCCACCGCCTCGGCCCGCGAGGCCCACATGGCGATGTTGACCTGGCCCGCCTGGTAGAGGAGGTCGTCGAGGCCGTCGAAGTAGTACGTGGTGGCTGACAACGAGCAGCCGGCGCGCCTGGCCACCGCCCGGTGGCTGACCGCCCCGGGCCCGGACTCGCGGATGATGGCGGCGGCCGCCTCGATGATCTCCTGGCGCCGGCCCAGCCCTCGGCTGGTGGTCGCCACCACGGGGCGGGACGGGCCGGGTGCCTGCTCCCCGGACCG contains:
- a CDS encoding TetR/AcrR family transcriptional regulator, giving the protein MAETLAPEQAADDPDEPSEDHLADRSGEQAPGPSRPVVATTSRGLGRRQEIIEAAAAIIRESGPGAVSHRAVARRAGCSLSATTYYFDGLDDLLYQAGQVNIAMWASRAEAVADRVESLDDLPDLHGRIELLLQATLPAEGPYRGHYVQLISAGAAVAVGQAYRNGRQRLNAAVARVLRHLGSTLRPEVVIAIVDGAAVSALSEGRDVRATAADLLGTVVLSTGQVPADRTRSPQPGGIEMNS